From the Macaca nemestrina isolate mMacNem1 chromosome 7, mMacNem.hap1, whole genome shotgun sequence genome, one window contains:
- the LOC105466237 gene encoding probable E3 ubiquitin-protein ligase makorin-3 isoform X2: protein MEEPAAPSEAQEAARAQAGAEAAGEGVSGPDLPVCEPSRESAAPDSALPHAPVGWAPFPVAPVPAHLRTGGLRPAPASGGGAWRNPFPSRSSGIWTKQIICRYYIHGQCKEGENCRYSHDLSGRKMATEGSVSPPGASAGAGPSTAAHIEPPTQEVAEAPPAASSLSLPVIGSAAERGFFEAERDNADRGAAGGAGVESWADAIEFVPGQPYRGRWVASAPEAPPQSSETERKQMAVGRGLRFCYYASRGVCFRGESCMFLHGDICDMCGLQALHPMDAAQREDHIRACIEAHEKDMELSFAVQRGMDKVCGICMEVVYEKANPNDRRFGILSNCNHTFCIRCIRRWRSARQFDNRIIKSCPQCRVTSDLVVPSEFWVEEEEEKQKLIQQYKEAMSNKACRINSVLV, encoded by the exons ATGGAAGAGCCTGCAGCTCCCTCAGAAGCCCAGGAGGCAGCCAGGGCCCAGGCAGGTGCTGAGGCAGCAGGGGAGGGTGTGTCCGGGCCGGACCTTCCCGTCTGTGAGCCCTCCAGGGAATCTGCTGCTCCAGATTCGGCCCTGCCACATGCGCCTGTGGGCTGGGCCCCCTTCCCTGTAGCTCCAGTCCCTGCCCACCTCCGCACAGGAGGCCTGAGGCCTGCACCAGCCTCAGGAGGAGGAGCATGGCGCAATCCGTTTCCAAGCCGAAGCAGCGGCATTTGGACAAAGCAGATCATCTGCAGGTATTATATACATGGGCAGTGCAAGGAGGGGGAGAACTGTCGCTATTCCCACGACCTTTCTGGTCGGAAGATGGCCACTGAGGGCAGCGTTTCGCCGCCTGGGGCCTCTGCAGGTGCAGGCCCTAGCACGGCTGCGCACATCGAGCCCCCGACTCAGGAAGTGGCGGAAGCCCCCCCGGCTGCATCCTCCCTTTCCTTGCCTGTGATTGGCTCGGCGGCTGAAAGGGGTTTCTTTGAAGCCGAGAGAGACAATGCAGACCGTGGAGCTGCTGGAGGAGCAGGTGTAGAAAGCTGGGCGGATGCCATTGAGTTTGTTCCAGGGCAGCCCTACCGGGGCCGCTGGGTTGCATCTGCCCCCGAGGCTCCTCCACAGAGCTCAGAGACTGAGAGGAAGCAGATGGCTGTGGGCAGGGGGTTGCGGTTTTGCTATTATGCTTCCAGGGGAGTTTGCTTTCGTGGGGAGAGCTGTATGTTCCTCCATGGAGACATATGCGACATGTGTGGGCTGCAGGCCTTGCACCCCATGGATGCTGCCCAGAGGGAAGACCATATAAGGGCCTGCATTGAAGCACACGAGAAAGATATGGAACTCTCGTTTGCTGTGCAGCGTGGTATGGACAAGGTGTGTGGCATCTGCATGGAGGTTGTCTATGAGAAAGCCAACCCCAATGACCGCCGCTTTGGCATTCTTTCCAATTGCAACCATACCTTCTGTATTAGGTGTATCCGCAGGTGGAGAAGTGCCAGACAGTTTGATAACAGGATCATCAAGTCTTGCCCGCAGTGCAGGGTCACCTCCGACTTGGTCGTTCCCAGTGAGTtctgggtggaggaggaggaagagaagcagaaactTATTCAGCAATACAAGGAGGCAATGAGCAACAAGGCCTGCAG GATTAACTCAGTTCTAGTGTAG
- the LOC105466237 gene encoding probable E3 ubiquitin-protein ligase makorin-3 isoform X1 — translation MEEPAAPSEAQEAARAQAGAEAAGEGVSGPDLPVCEPSRESAAPDSALPHAPVGWAPFPVAPVPAHLRTGGLRPAPASGGGAWRNPFPSRSSGIWTKQIICRYYIHGQCKEGENCRYSHDLSGRKMATEGSVSPPGASAGAGPSTAAHIEPPTQEVAEAPPAASSLSLPVIGSAAERGFFEAERDNADRGAAGGAGVESWADAIEFVPGQPYRGRWVASAPEAPPQSSETERKQMAVGRGLRFCYYASRGVCFRGESCMFLHGDICDMCGLQALHPMDAAQREDHIRACIEAHEKDMELSFAVQRGMDKVCGICMEVVYEKANPNDRRFGILSNCNHTFCIRCIRRWRSARQFDNRIIKSCPQCRVTSDLVVPSEFWVEEEEEKQKLIQQYKEAMSNKACSSWVPDLDKPQQDLVEKSECNSEILNFELDSIHR, via the coding sequence ATGGAAGAGCCTGCAGCTCCCTCAGAAGCCCAGGAGGCAGCCAGGGCCCAGGCAGGTGCTGAGGCAGCAGGGGAGGGTGTGTCCGGGCCGGACCTTCCCGTCTGTGAGCCCTCCAGGGAATCTGCTGCTCCAGATTCGGCCCTGCCACATGCGCCTGTGGGCTGGGCCCCCTTCCCTGTAGCTCCAGTCCCTGCCCACCTCCGCACAGGAGGCCTGAGGCCTGCACCAGCCTCAGGAGGAGGAGCATGGCGCAATCCGTTTCCAAGCCGAAGCAGCGGCATTTGGACAAAGCAGATCATCTGCAGGTATTATATACATGGGCAGTGCAAGGAGGGGGAGAACTGTCGCTATTCCCACGACCTTTCTGGTCGGAAGATGGCCACTGAGGGCAGCGTTTCGCCGCCTGGGGCCTCTGCAGGTGCAGGCCCTAGCACGGCTGCGCACATCGAGCCCCCGACTCAGGAAGTGGCGGAAGCCCCCCCGGCTGCATCCTCCCTTTCCTTGCCTGTGATTGGCTCGGCGGCTGAAAGGGGTTTCTTTGAAGCCGAGAGAGACAATGCAGACCGTGGAGCTGCTGGAGGAGCAGGTGTAGAAAGCTGGGCGGATGCCATTGAGTTTGTTCCAGGGCAGCCCTACCGGGGCCGCTGGGTTGCATCTGCCCCCGAGGCTCCTCCACAGAGCTCAGAGACTGAGAGGAAGCAGATGGCTGTGGGCAGGGGGTTGCGGTTTTGCTATTATGCTTCCAGGGGAGTTTGCTTTCGTGGGGAGAGCTGTATGTTCCTCCATGGAGACATATGCGACATGTGTGGGCTGCAGGCCTTGCACCCCATGGATGCTGCCCAGAGGGAAGACCATATAAGGGCCTGCATTGAAGCACACGAGAAAGATATGGAACTCTCGTTTGCTGTGCAGCGTGGTATGGACAAGGTGTGTGGCATCTGCATGGAGGTTGTCTATGAGAAAGCCAACCCCAATGACCGCCGCTTTGGCATTCTTTCCAATTGCAACCATACCTTCTGTATTAGGTGTATCCGCAGGTGGAGAAGTGCCAGACAGTTTGATAACAGGATCATCAAGTCTTGCCCGCAGTGCAGGGTCACCTCCGACTTGGTCGTTCCCAGTGAGTtctgggtggaggaggaggaagagaagcagaaactTATTCAGCAATACAAGGAGGCAATGAGCAACAAGGCCTGCAG
- the LOC105466237 gene encoding probable E3 ubiquitin-protein ligase makorin-3 isoform X3, translating to MEEPAAPSEAQEAARAQAGAEAAGEGVSGPDLPVCEPSRESAAPDSALPHAPVGWAPFPVAPVPAHLRTGGLRPAPASGGGAWRNPFPSRSSGIWTKQIICRYYIHGQCKEGENCRYSHDLSGRKMATEGSVSPPGASAGAGPSTAAHIEPPTQEVAEAPPAASSLSLPVIGSAAERGFFEAERDNADRGAAGGAGVESWADAIEFVPGQPYRGRWVASAPEAPPQSSETERKQMAVGRGLRFCYYASRGVCFRGESCMFLHGDICDMCGLQALHPMDAAQREDHIRACIEAHEKDMELSFAVQRGMDKVCGICMEVVYEKANPNDRRFGILSNCNHTFCIRCIRRWRSARQFDNRIIKSCPQCRVTSDLVVPSEFWVEEEEEKQKLIQQYKEAMSNKACR from the coding sequence ATGGAAGAGCCTGCAGCTCCCTCAGAAGCCCAGGAGGCAGCCAGGGCCCAGGCAGGTGCTGAGGCAGCAGGGGAGGGTGTGTCCGGGCCGGACCTTCCCGTCTGTGAGCCCTCCAGGGAATCTGCTGCTCCAGATTCGGCCCTGCCACATGCGCCTGTGGGCTGGGCCCCCTTCCCTGTAGCTCCAGTCCCTGCCCACCTCCGCACAGGAGGCCTGAGGCCTGCACCAGCCTCAGGAGGAGGAGCATGGCGCAATCCGTTTCCAAGCCGAAGCAGCGGCATTTGGACAAAGCAGATCATCTGCAGGTATTATATACATGGGCAGTGCAAGGAGGGGGAGAACTGTCGCTATTCCCACGACCTTTCTGGTCGGAAGATGGCCACTGAGGGCAGCGTTTCGCCGCCTGGGGCCTCTGCAGGTGCAGGCCCTAGCACGGCTGCGCACATCGAGCCCCCGACTCAGGAAGTGGCGGAAGCCCCCCCGGCTGCATCCTCCCTTTCCTTGCCTGTGATTGGCTCGGCGGCTGAAAGGGGTTTCTTTGAAGCCGAGAGAGACAATGCAGACCGTGGAGCTGCTGGAGGAGCAGGTGTAGAAAGCTGGGCGGATGCCATTGAGTTTGTTCCAGGGCAGCCCTACCGGGGCCGCTGGGTTGCATCTGCCCCCGAGGCTCCTCCACAGAGCTCAGAGACTGAGAGGAAGCAGATGGCTGTGGGCAGGGGGTTGCGGTTTTGCTATTATGCTTCCAGGGGAGTTTGCTTTCGTGGGGAGAGCTGTATGTTCCTCCATGGAGACATATGCGACATGTGTGGGCTGCAGGCCTTGCACCCCATGGATGCTGCCCAGAGGGAAGACCATATAAGGGCCTGCATTGAAGCACACGAGAAAGATATGGAACTCTCGTTTGCTGTGCAGCGTGGTATGGACAAGGTGTGTGGCATCTGCATGGAGGTTGTCTATGAGAAAGCCAACCCCAATGACCGCCGCTTTGGCATTCTTTCCAATTGCAACCATACCTTCTGTATTAGGTGTATCCGCAGGTGGAGAAGTGCCAGACAGTTTGATAACAGGATCATCAAGTCTTGCCCGCAGTGCAGGGTCACCTCCGACTTGGTCGTTCCCAGTGAGTtctgggtggaggaggaggaagagaagcagaaactTATTCAGCAATACAAGGAGGCAATGAGCAACAAGGCCTGCAG